The Lycium barbarum isolate Lr01 chromosome 11, ASM1917538v2, whole genome shotgun sequence genome contains the following window.
TGGCTAAGTTTGACACATATAGTAATACAAAACTACATAGCATTACAACTACTGAGAGGAACAAGAAGCACTTACATATTGAGCTGGTTTGATGACACTGGTTTGTGGTTAACAGCAAACAAATGCATGGAAGCAAACCAAGTTCATATAGTGATAGGTGCTGGGCAATGATTCATAGCATATAATTTGTTTATTGTTGTGCTTTTATTTTGACAGTGTTACTTGTACAGCTGATTGGTTTCGTTTGATATATAATAATAACCACTAAGCAACTTAGTCGTATATTTGACTGCAGAACACCAGACTATCTAACAGGATTCATAATGTATGCTTCACATCTTAATATAGGATCCTACATAGCTTTACAAACATATCACAACCATCATACCAGTATTTATGCTAAACACAGTCTTTAGTTATCATTAACCACACCTTCGACAAAACACTGTTGTTTACAGCAGCTAGGTAAAAGATTCTCCATTAATTCTGAAATTCTGAAATTAGTTTACCACACCTTTACGAGTCATTAGTTTAATTCTGAAATTATAAAATTTTGAACTTACATGGACATCTCGGGCACGCTCATCAACAAAAGATTCTCCATCATGATCATGTGTATGGACATGCAAATGTACCTCACCTGGTGTTGGATCTCGACCCTTTGTAACAGCCTATGCAAAAGTTACTCATTTCAGAAAATTACACCAAGAACAATAGCAGTATAACCAGCAATAGAAAAATCTaaataattcaagaaagacaaCAACATAGTAATCAAGAAAATAGCAATATATATACCTAGGTAAACCAGAATCAAGAACTGCAAAAAACACCTTGAAAAAACAATTTTCAAGTAGTATTTTTCAAGTAgtaaatataaaaaatttaagaGTGTATGAAAAGAAATATATATACTTACAAGTCTCTTGCGATGCTCCCCAATGCAGATAGAGCCACCCGTGTGAGTCCCGGCAGCAACTTCTTTCCCTCCACAACGATTCTTTGCATTTATCTCCGACTTTTCGACACACTTAGGATCCGGCCAAAGTTGCAACCAGCGTTCCCACACATTATCAGACACATAATCCGGCTTAAtccttttttgtttaattttgctAATGAAATTCGTATACTTTGTTGCTGCCTTAGTATTCCAATGTTTTTTTATTACACTCTCAGGAATCGAAGAGTCCCAATGGTATGTCTTCCGAAAATAGTTTATAAACTAATATTATTAGTATCCTAACTATAAAAGCTAATACACTTATAAAACGAATTATGATGAAAGTTATACCTTGAATTCCCCAAAATAAAAATTTCTAGTATCTTCTGAGACACCTTTCCAATTGATTCCATTGGGATCAAGTTGATTTTTGAAAGATGCGGATATGGTATTAGAGCATTCTTTAGAAGGTTCCAACCTGCATaaatttgaaaatattatttcaaGGCCTACCacaaattatatataaaaaaaaaatacaagcatGGACTAACCCTGCAGGAGTAAGAGTAACAAGTGTAAGTGTCCGCTGCCTACGACGACTACTGGACTCTTCTTCGCTGACAGTGTTGCTCTGTTTTGATGTACCCTCATCTACTGGGCCGCTCAGATCAGGTGTAATGGGAGATAATTCAGGGATGGTTGGGTTACTACCGTGATCTGACGCTTGAACCGGTGGCGTACCTAAAGTTTGAACATGGTTTATAGAATCTGGCCCACCTATGGAACTCGTACCACCTTGTTGAGGAC
Protein-coding sequences here:
- the LOC132617140 gene encoding uncharacterized protein LOC132617140 isoform X4, whose amino-acid sequence is MDRGRGRGSGGRVGKSSLRCDSIGRANMPTIPIPTTVSPQQGGTSFIGGPDPINQVQTLRTPPVQASDIARGKGQGSPQQGGTSSIGGPDSINHVQTLGTPPVQASDHGSNPTIPELSPITPDLSGPVDEGTSKQSNTVSEEESSSRRRQRTLTLVTLTPAGLEPSKECSNTISASFKNQLDPNGINWKGVSEDTRNFYFGEFKTYHWDSSIPESVIKKHWNTKAATKYTNFISKIKQKRIKPDYVSDNVWERWLQLWPDPKCVEKSEINAKNRCGGKEVAAGTHTGGSICIGEHRKRLAVTKGRDPTPGEVHLHVHTHDHDGESFVDERARDVHERYQEILREKSQSQSDIDQCEAYYEAAGGTRKRRTYGLGSQAQSYYGPNLCVNFAFNASASTTPSTSQSAPTENMEELVMQLIPTLTDRLLPLFIEKARGVISSPSHHLNTPVDKPSVVTPIVLPPTTVNVDDVDPLVSDGDRSPSPMH
- the LOC132617140 gene encoding uncharacterized protein LOC132617140 isoform X3, which produces MLVSSCCDVILNRHVIDLNTNMDRGRGRGSGGRVGKSSLRCDSIGRANMPTIPIPTTVSPQQGGTSFIGGPDPINQVQTLRTPPVQASDIARGKGQGSPQQGGTSSIGGPDSINHVQTLGTPPVQASDHGSNPTIPELSPITPDLSGPVDEGTSKQSNTVSEEESSSRRRQRTLTLVTLTPAGLEPSKECSNTISASFKNQLDPNGINWKGVSEDTRNFYFGEFKTYHWDSSIPESVIKKHWNTKAATKYTNFISKIKQKRIKPDYVSDNVWERWLQLWPDPKCVEKSEINAKNRCGGKEVAAGTHTGGSICIGEHRKRLAVTKGRDPTPGEVHLHVHTHDHDGESFVDERARDVHERYQEILREKSQSQSDIDQCEAYYEAAGGTRKRRTYGLGSQAQSYYGPNLCVNFAFNASASTTPSTSQSAPTENMEELVMQLIPTLTDRLLPLFIEKARGVISSPSHHLNTPVDKPSVVTPIVLPPTTVNVDDVDPLVSDGDRSPSPMH
- the LOC132617140 gene encoding uncharacterized protein LOC132617140 isoform X2, producing the protein MDLPNVIMVDILSRLQIKPIFYYMDRGRGRGSGGRVGKSSLRCDSIGRANMPTIPIPTTVSPQQGGTSFIGGPDPINQVQTLRTPPVQASDIARGKGQGSPQQGGTSSIGGPDSINHVQTLGTPPVQASDHGSNPTIPELSPITPDLSGPVDEGTSKQSNTVSEEESSSRRRQRTLTLVTLTPAGLEPSKECSNTISASFKNQLDPNGINWKGVSEDTRNFYFGEFKTYHWDSSIPESVIKKHWNTKAATKYTNFISKIKQKRIKPDYVSDNVWERWLQLWPDPKCVEKSEINAKNRCGGKEVAAGTHTGGSICIGEHRKRLAVTKGRDPTPGEVHLHVHTHDHDGESFVDERARDVHERYQEILREKSQSQSDIDQCEAYYEAAGGTRKRRTYGLGSQAQSYYGPNLCVNFAFNASASTTPSTSQSAPTENMEELVMQLIPTLTDRLLPLFIEKARGVISSPSHHLNTPVDKPSVVTPIVLPPTTVNVDDVDPLVSDGDRSPSPMH
- the LOC132617140 gene encoding uncharacterized protein LOC132617140 isoform X1, which encodes MSIINQQISVLNLLIKPYQMQYFIIDMDRGRGRGSGGRVGKSSLRCDSIGRANMPTIPIPTTVSPQQGGTSFIGGPDPINQVQTLRTPPVQASDIARGKGQGSPQQGGTSSIGGPDSINHVQTLGTPPVQASDHGSNPTIPELSPITPDLSGPVDEGTSKQSNTVSEEESSSRRRQRTLTLVTLTPAGLEPSKECSNTISASFKNQLDPNGINWKGVSEDTRNFYFGEFKTYHWDSSIPESVIKKHWNTKAATKYTNFISKIKQKRIKPDYVSDNVWERWLQLWPDPKCVEKSEINAKNRCGGKEVAAGTHTGGSICIGEHRKRLAVTKGRDPTPGEVHLHVHTHDHDGESFVDERARDVHERYQEILREKSQSQSDIDQCEAYYEAAGGTRKRRTYGLGSQAQSYYGPNLCVNFAFNASASTTPSTSQSAPTENMEELVMQLIPTLTDRLLPLFIEKARGVISSPSHHLNTPVDKPSVVTPIVLPPTTVNVDDVDPLVSDGDRSPSPMH